A section of the Rhizobium sp. Pop5 genome encodes:
- a CDS encoding transporter substrate-binding domain-containing protein codes for MRISTRIFAAASIAAMSLFAGSAMADGEKYVIGTDSTYPPFEFVDASGTIQGFDIDITKALCAQMKAECTFVSTDWDGIIPALNAKKFDMIVSSMSITPERLKLVDFSNKYYNTPPAIAVPKDSKITDVAGLKGKVIGAQTSTTHANYAEKHLADTELKLYPTADEYKLDVSSGRVDAVIDDVVVLSEWVKSDAGACCKILTTLPVDKEINGNGAGIAIRKGDALKEKLNTAIAAIRASGEYKKIQDKYFDFDVYGE; via the coding sequence ATGCGTATTTCCACCCGTATTTTCGCGGCAGCCTCGATTGCGGCGATGTCTCTCTTTGCCGGCTCGGCCATGGCCGACGGCGAGAAATATGTGATCGGGACTGATTCGACCTACCCGCCCTTCGAATTCGTTGACGCCAGCGGCACGATCCAGGGCTTCGATATCGATATCACCAAGGCGCTCTGTGCCCAAATGAAGGCCGAGTGCACCTTCGTCAGCACCGACTGGGACGGCATCATCCCGGCGCTCAACGCCAAGAAATTCGACATGATCGTCTCGTCCATGTCGATCACCCCTGAGCGTCTCAAGCTCGTCGACTTCTCCAACAAGTACTACAACACCCCTCCGGCCATCGCCGTGCCGAAGGACTCCAAGATCACCGACGTTGCCGGCCTCAAGGGCAAGGTGATCGGCGCGCAGACCTCCACGACGCATGCCAACTACGCCGAGAAGCACCTCGCCGACACGGAACTGAAGCTCTATCCCACGGCTGACGAATACAAGCTCGACGTTTCAAGCGGTCGTGTCGATGCCGTCATCGACGACGTCGTCGTTCTCTCCGAATGGGTCAAGTCCGACGCCGGTGCCTGCTGCAAGATCCTGACGACCCTGCCGGTCGACAAGGAAATCAACGGCAACGGCGCCGGTATCGCCATCCGCAAGGGTGACGCGCTGAAGGAAAAGCTCAACACGGCGATCGCTGCGATCCGCGCCAGCGGCGAGTATAAGAAAATCCAGGACAAGTACTTCGACTTCGACGTTTACGGCGAATGA
- a CDS encoding ABC transporter permease produces MGGLFSALGSFWSSLVHIFDPLCGPVGIFTWLGQSTILACGDTGFGDEIALGLQVTVSVAIVTLPIGLVIGFLVALGQQSEEKSLRLAAGIYTTIFRGLPELLTLFIIYYGMQMLIQSLLELAGYVGPPIEINAFLAGVIALSVVFSAYCSEVLLSAFRAIPKGQYEAGDALGFHRGRTLRLVVLPQLVRIALPGLTNLWMVLLKDTSYVSIISLADILRQTSVAVRVTKEPFFFYGIACGLYLVLAILSSFLLVYIDRWAKRSEVRR; encoded by the coding sequence ATGGGCGGATTATTTTCCGCGCTTGGCTCCTTCTGGAGCTCACTTGTGCACATCTTCGATCCGCTATGCGGACCTGTCGGCATCTTCACCTGGTTGGGTCAGTCGACGATTCTGGCCTGTGGCGACACCGGCTTTGGCGACGAGATCGCACTCGGCCTTCAGGTCACCGTATCGGTCGCTATCGTCACCCTGCCGATCGGCCTCGTCATCGGTTTCCTGGTGGCGCTCGGCCAGCAGTCGGAAGAGAAATCGCTGCGGTTGGCAGCAGGCATCTACACCACGATTTTTCGCGGGCTGCCGGAGCTTCTGACGCTCTTCATCATCTATTATGGCATGCAGATGCTTATCCAGTCTCTTCTGGAACTTGCCGGCTATGTCGGGCCGCCGATCGAGATCAATGCCTTTCTCGCCGGCGTCATCGCGCTGTCGGTGGTCTTCTCCGCCTATTGCTCGGAAGTGCTGCTGTCGGCGTTCCGCGCCATTCCCAAGGGTCAATATGAAGCGGGAGATGCGCTCGGCTTCCATCGCGGCCGTACGCTGCGCCTCGTCGTCCTCCCGCAGCTCGTGCGCATCGCGCTGCCCGGCCTGACGAATCTCTGGATGGTGCTGCTGAAAGACACCTCCTACGTCTCGATCATCAGCCTCGCTGATATCCTGCGTCAGACGAGTGTGGCGGTGCGAGTCACCAAGGAACCCTTCTTCTTCTATGGCATCGCCTGCGGTCTCTATCTGGTGCTCGCCATCCTCTCCTCCTTCCTGCTCGTCTATATCGACCGCTGGGCCAAGCGTTCGGAGGTCCGCCGATGA
- a CDS encoding ABC transporter permease, with protein sequence MSYAETLIPPQPAPREVAKPMTAARLAGYIFVAFWALFAALLVFTVINGWDPDKFTRYGPRYLHGLGITLSLVAISVVCGAVLSLPLATARLSKNKVLNWLAYGYIYFFRGTPLLAQLFLVYYGLGVFRPQLEAVGIWWFFRDAWYCGIFAMTINTAAYQAEILRGAIESVPHGQREAAAALGIHQVIAFRKIILPQALIVALRPYGNEIILLIKGSAVVAIITVLDLMGETRYAFSRTFDYQTYLWAAIFYLSIVEALRHLWAWIERRLTRHLKR encoded by the coding sequence ATGAGCTACGCCGAAACACTGATCCCGCCGCAGCCCGCACCACGCGAGGTGGCAAAGCCGATGACGGCGGCCCGCCTCGCCGGCTATATCTTCGTCGCATTTTGGGCATTGTTCGCCGCGCTGCTGGTCTTCACCGTCATCAATGGCTGGGATCCTGATAAGTTCACCCGTTACGGGCCGCGCTACCTGCACGGCCTGGGGATAACGCTTAGCCTCGTGGCCATTTCGGTTGTCTGCGGCGCCGTCCTGTCGCTGCCGCTTGCCACGGCGCGCCTGTCGAAAAACAAGGTGCTGAACTGGCTCGCCTATGGCTACATCTATTTCTTCCGCGGCACGCCGCTGCTAGCCCAGCTCTTCCTGGTCTATTACGGCCTCGGCGTGTTCCGACCGCAGTTGGAGGCGGTCGGCATCTGGTGGTTCTTCCGCGACGCCTGGTATTGCGGCATCTTCGCCATGACGATCAATACCGCGGCCTATCAGGCGGAAATCCTGCGTGGCGCGATCGAAAGCGTACCGCATGGCCAGCGCGAGGCAGCCGCGGCCCTCGGCATCCACCAGGTGATCGCCTTCCGCAAGATCATCCTGCCGCAGGCTCTGATCGTCGCCCTTCGCCCCTACGGCAACGAGATCATCCTTCTGATCAAGGGCTCGGCCGTCGTCGCCATCATCACCGTGCTCGACCTGATGGGCGAGACCCGCTACGCCTTCTCCCGCACCTTCGACTACCAGACCTATCTCTGGGCGGCGATCTTCTACCTCTCGATCGTCGAGGCGCTGCGCCATCTCTGGGCCTGGATCGAGCGCCGCCTGACCCGCCATCTGAAACGCTGA
- a CDS encoding usg protein, with the protein MHKDMEKQLQGYGLTTAQILYHLPDHPAILQSYVWQDYDLAPDFPEMRGFLKFWQEKLDGPLHSVRYVHRKLISATEWRALKGEFILH; encoded by the coding sequence ATGCACAAGGATATGGAAAAGCAGCTGCAGGGCTATGGCCTGACGACCGCCCAGATTCTCTACCATCTGCCGGATCACCCGGCGATCCTGCAGAGCTACGTCTGGCAGGACTATGACTTGGCTCCAGATTTTCCCGAGATGCGCGGTTTCCTCAAGTTCTGGCAGGAAAAGCTCGACGGGCCGCTGCATTCGGTGCGCTACGTCCACCGCAAGCTGATCTCGGCAACCGAATGGCGGGCGCTGAAGGGCGAATTCATCCTGCATTAG
- a CDS encoding DUF2270 domain-containing protein, producing the protein MDMEQDKVSSARESHGAQELLPGTPAEVTNTLIHYYRGELGRMTSWRDRIDRTSNWAITVVAALLSVSLSTPTSHHGVLLFGMMLVTLLLMIEARRYRFFDIYRARIRQIERCYFAQILAPDAKAGSEWAAVIANSLRHPRFLLSYSEAMHRRLKRNYGWMYFILFLAWCLKISTPKLQTEGVAALQAHSWSYVIDNAVLGPLPGLAVIAIVVTFYLGIVCFALRPDRDEGEFGHGEAHV; encoded by the coding sequence ATGGACATGGAACAAGACAAGGTGTCATCGGCCCGGGAAAGCCACGGCGCGCAGGAGCTGCTGCCCGGCACACCGGCCGAGGTCACCAACACGCTCATTCATTACTACCGGGGTGAACTTGGCCGAATGACCAGCTGGCGCGATCGCATCGACCGAACGTCGAACTGGGCGATCACCGTGGTCGCAGCACTGCTGTCGGTGTCGCTGTCGACGCCGACCTCGCATCACGGCGTGCTGTTGTTCGGGATGATGCTGGTGACGCTGCTTCTGATGATCGAGGCGCGGCGCTATCGCTTCTTCGATATCTACCGCGCCCGGATCCGCCAGATCGAGCGGTGCTATTTCGCACAGATCCTGGCGCCCGACGCCAAGGCCGGCAGCGAATGGGCCGCGGTGATCGCCAACAGTCTGCGACACCCGCGCTTCCTGCTCAGCTATTCGGAAGCGATGCACCGACGGCTCAAACGCAATTACGGCTGGATGTATTTCATCCTGTTTCTTGCCTGGTGCCTGAAGATCTCGACGCCGAAACTGCAGACGGAGGGCGTGGCGGCGCTGCAGGCGCACTCATGGAGCTATGTCATCGACAACGCCGTGCTCGGGCCGCTTCCCGGGCTTGCGGTCATCGCAATCGTCGTCACCTTCTACCTCGGCATCGTTTGTTTCGCCCTGCGTCCCGATCGCGACGAAGGCGAATTCGGCCATGGCGAGGCGCATGTGTGA
- a CDS encoding methyltransferase, with translation MAKKIDEEALGEAYNRALALEKSGDIDAAVAAYEEVLALDPDDHGGAAVRIAAMGRGETPAKAPDAYVETLFDQHAEVFEDVLVEQLGYHVPMLVRQRLQALKLGPFKRLLDLGCGTGLTGGALRDLCADMTGIDISEKMVEIAHEKDLYETLFVAEVEDFLEDNDEEAFDLITATDVLPYLGALEPLFFGAAENLTTGGLFVFSSETLPEDSFAGRAYMVGPHQRFAHADAYVRERLTATGFELVEMSDINVRMEEGQPTPGQLVIARHIG, from the coding sequence ATGGCAAAGAAGATCGACGAAGAAGCCCTTGGCGAAGCCTATAACCGCGCGCTGGCGCTGGAGAAATCAGGCGATATCGACGCGGCGGTGGCAGCCTATGAGGAGGTCCTCGCGCTCGATCCCGACGATCACGGTGGCGCTGCCGTGCGCATCGCCGCGATGGGGCGGGGCGAAACGCCGGCCAAGGCGCCCGACGCCTATGTCGAGACTTTGTTCGACCAGCACGCCGAGGTCTTCGAGGACGTCCTCGTCGAGCAACTCGGCTATCATGTGCCGATGCTGGTGCGCCAGCGCCTGCAGGCGTTGAAGCTCGGGCCGTTCAAGCGTCTGCTCGACCTCGGCTGCGGCACCGGTCTGACCGGCGGCGCACTGCGTGATCTCTGCGCTGATATGACCGGCATCGACATCTCCGAGAAGATGGTCGAGATCGCCCATGAAAAAGACCTCTACGAGACGCTCTTCGTCGCCGAAGTCGAGGATTTCCTTGAGGACAACGATGAGGAAGCCTTCGATCTCATCACCGCCACCGACGTGCTGCCCTATCTCGGCGCGCTCGAACCGCTGTTCTTTGGCGCCGCCGAGAACCTGACGACGGGTGGCTTGTTCGTCTTTTCCTCCGAAACGCTGCCCGAGGATAGTTTCGCCGGCCGCGCCTATATGGTCGGTCCGCACCAGCGTTTCGCCCATGCCGACGCCTATGTGAGGGAGCGCCTGACAGCCACCGGTTTCGAACTCGTTGAGATGTCGGATATCAACGTGCGCATGGAAGAGGGCCAGCCGACCCCTGGCCAACTGGTGATCGCCCGCCATATCGGCTGA
- a CDS encoding glutathione S-transferase family protein: MSLVLYGHPLASFCHKVLIAFYENGTPFENRLVDLSDETSRADLFRFWPVGKIPLLRDEARDSTIPETSIIIEYLDHYYPGPARLLPLEIDRALQVRLWDRFFDHYVQVPVQRLVINRLRPEGKADEIETAASRTTLATAYAMIEKQLGESPYITGDAFTMADCAAAPALFYAETLVPFSPDQPKLRAYYDRLVARPSFARALEEARPYFKFYPYHEKLPARFRDAAE; this comes from the coding sequence ATGTCACTCGTGCTCTATGGACATCCGCTCGCCTCCTTCTGCCACAAGGTGCTGATCGCGTTTTACGAGAACGGCACCCCCTTCGAAAACCGTCTCGTCGACCTTTCCGACGAGACATCGCGCGCCGATCTCTTCCGCTTCTGGCCAGTCGGCAAGATACCGCTGCTCAGGGACGAGGCGCGCGACAGTACCATTCCCGAGACGTCGATCATTATCGAATATCTCGATCACTATTATCCCGGTCCCGCGCGCCTGCTGCCGCTGGAAATCGACCGGGCGCTGCAGGTCCGCCTCTGGGACCGATTCTTCGACCATTATGTCCAGGTGCCGGTGCAGAGGCTCGTCATCAATCGTCTGCGCCCCGAGGGCAAGGCGGACGAAATCGAGACGGCAGCCTCCAGAACGACGCTCGCAACCGCCTATGCCATGATCGAAAAGCAGCTGGGCGAAAGCCCTTACATAACGGGCGACGCCTTCACCATGGCTGATTGCGCCGCCGCCCCGGCCCTCTTCTATGCCGAGACGCTGGTTCCGTTTTCACCGGATCAGCCGAAGCTTCGCGCCTATTACGACAGGCTGGTGGCGCGTCCCTCCTTCGCAAGGGCTCTGGAAGAGGCCCGCCCCTATTTCAAGTTCTATCCCTATCATGAGAAGCTGCCGGCCCGCTTCCGGGATGCAGCCGAATGA
- a CDS encoding helix-turn-helix transcriptional regulator, producing MIESQADLDRMFHALSDRSRRGMIDRLGRGPATVTELAAPLAVALPTVMKHLQVLEESGLVLSEKSGRVRTYRLQQDALAAVERWVEQRKARWTAAFDRLDQLLADETETLPE from the coding sequence ATGATCGAAAGCCAGGCGGATCTCGACCGGATGTTCCACGCGCTATCCGACCGCAGCCGTCGCGGCATGATCGACCGGCTCGGCCGCGGCCCGGCCACAGTGACCGAACTGGCCGCGCCGCTCGCCGTCGCCCTGCCGACGGTGATGAAACATCTGCAGGTGCTGGAGGAAAGCGGCCTCGTGCTTTCGGAAAAGTCCGGCCGGGTGCGGACCTATCGCCTGCAGCAGGATGCTCTTGCCGCCGTCGAGCGCTGGGTGGAGCAGCGAAAGGCCCGCTGGACCGCCGCCTTCGACAGGTTGGACCAACTTCTCGCCGATGAAACGGAGACACTTCCCGAATGA
- a CDS encoding SRPBCC family protein, whose product MTTRTAEHTTFVIERRLKAPVARVFRAWSMPESKRQWFACHGDWAPLEYALDFRPGGTERNYVADTDGLLHAYDAHYIDIVPDTRIVYAYEMKLGQTRISASLATVTFKAAPGGTKMIFTEQVVFLDGYPDNGARLQGTKIGLDNLELFLEREMSPLH is encoded by the coding sequence ATGACGACCCGAACCGCCGAACATACCACCTTCGTCATCGAGCGCCGCCTGAAGGCGCCGGTCGCCCGGGTCTTCCGCGCCTGGTCGATGCCGGAGTCCAAGCGCCAATGGTTCGCCTGCCATGGCGATTGGGCGCCGCTGGAATATGCGCTCGATTTCCGCCCCGGAGGCACGGAGAGAAACTATGTCGCCGACACCGATGGGCTGCTGCACGCCTATGACGCCCATTACATCGATATCGTGCCCGATACCCGTATCGTCTATGCCTACGAGATGAAACTCGGACAAACCCGTATCTCCGCCTCGCTCGCCACCGTCACCTTCAAGGCCGCCCCCGGCGGCACCAAGATGATCTTCACCGAGCAGGTGGTCTTCCTCGACGGTTACCCCGACAACGGCGCCCGCCTTCAAGGCACCAAGATCGGCCTCGACAATCTCGAACTGTTTCTCGAGCGCGAGATGAGTCCGCTCCATTAG
- a CDS encoding DUF1801 domain-containing protein, whose translation MKKATASMKKIDSGEEKEGASPSQLIDARIGELGDWRGEMLARVRALIKQAEPDVVEEWKWRGVPVWERAGIICTGETYKSVVKLTFAKGASLEDPSGLFNSSLEGNTRRAIDFHEGDKIDEEALKALVRAASALNTSARGKKSSGA comes from the coding sequence ATGAAGAAAGCGACGGCGAGCATGAAGAAGATCGATTCCGGCGAGGAAAAAGAGGGAGCCTCACCTTCTCAGTTGATCGATGCGCGGATCGGGGAACTCGGTGATTGGCGCGGCGAAATGCTTGCGCGGGTTCGAGCGCTCATCAAGCAGGCCGAACCCGATGTTGTCGAGGAGTGGAAATGGCGGGGGGTTCCGGTGTGGGAGCGCGCCGGCATCATCTGCACCGGCGAGACCTATAAGAGCGTGGTGAAGCTGACCTTTGCCAAGGGAGCATCGCTGGAGGATCCTTCGGGACTGTTCAATTCCAGCCTTGAAGGCAATACCCGGCGTGCCATCGACTTCCACGAGGGCGACAAGATCGACGAAGAGGCGTTGAAGGCGCTCGTTCGCGCCGCTTCGGCGCTGAACACGTCGGCGCGGGGGAAGAAATCAAGCGGCGCCTGA
- a CDS encoding DUF1801 domain-containing protein, with the protein MAGRTSKAAEKVTKKTASRPMAAGPTLLSGGNPQIAKGYGDASVQAYIAAMPGWKSDIGRRLDALITGTVPGVSKAVKWNSPFYGMEGQGWFLGIHCFTHYVKVAFFKGASLNPLPPGASKQKEVRYLDIREGDPIDEAQIASWVEQASRLPGERM; encoded by the coding sequence ATGGCGGGCAGAACGTCGAAAGCCGCGGAGAAGGTGACGAAGAAGACTGCCTCCAGGCCGATGGCCGCGGGGCCAACCCTTCTTTCGGGAGGCAACCCGCAGATAGCCAAAGGCTACGGCGACGCTTCCGTCCAGGCCTATATTGCCGCCATGCCGGGCTGGAAGAGCGATATCGGACGCCGCCTCGATGCGCTGATCACCGGCACCGTGCCCGGCGTCTCCAAGGCGGTCAAATGGAACTCGCCCTTCTATGGCATGGAAGGGCAGGGCTGGTTCCTCGGCATCCATTGCTTCACGCATTACGTCAAGGTGGCTTTCTTCAAGGGAGCCTCGCTTAATCCTCTTCCGCCGGGCGCGTCCAAGCAGAAAGAGGTGCGCTATCTCGATATCCGCGAGGGCGACCCGATCGACGAGGCGCAGATCGCCTCCTGGGTGGAGCAGGCGAGCCGGCTGCCTGGTGAACGGATGTGA
- a CDS encoding SRPBCC domain-containing protein produces the protein MNDTSTEIRSVVIEREMPFPAEKIWRALTQPHLIQEWLMKSDFKPVVDHRFNFNADWGSVDCRVLEVEPNKTLAYSWGAYGLETVVTWTLTPTGAGTHLRMEQAGFRADQRQAYGGARSGWPQFFDKLEQVLARTE, from the coding sequence ATGAACGATACCTCGACTGAAATACGTTCCGTTGTCATCGAAAGGGAGATGCCCTTTCCCGCGGAGAAGATCTGGCGGGCGCTGACCCAGCCGCACCTGATCCAGGAGTGGCTGATGAAGAGCGATTTCAAACCTGTTGTCGACCATCGCTTCAACTTCAATGCAGATTGGGGCTCGGTCGATTGCCGGGTTCTCGAAGTGGAGCCAAACAAGACGCTTGCTTACAGCTGGGGCGCCTATGGCCTCGAAACCGTCGTCACCTGGACGCTTACGCCGACAGGCGCGGGCACGCATCTGCGCATGGAGCAGGCGGGTTTCCGGGCGGACCAGCGGCAGGCTTATGGCGGAGCCAGGAGCGGGTGGCCGCAGTTCTTCGACAAGCTGGAACAGGTGCTGGCGCGGACGGAGTGA
- a CDS encoding helix-turn-helix transcriptional regulator, with protein MSNAQDMLFRTLADPTRRALFERLCREGEKTVGALTERAGVSQPVVSKHLGLLKQAGLVRDRHEGRQTHYSAQLGALAPLVDWTSEMAGFWQRRFDALEDLLKRMDQ; from the coding sequence ATGTCAAACGCTCAAGACATGCTCTTCAGGACGCTTGCCGATCCGACTCGGCGGGCTCTTTTCGAGCGGCTGTGCCGCGAAGGGGAGAAGACGGTCGGGGCGTTGACGGAGCGCGCCGGGGTTTCGCAGCCTGTTGTTTCGAAGCATCTTGGGCTTCTGAAGCAGGCTGGGCTGGTGCGTGATCGTCATGAAGGGCGCCAGACCCATTACAGCGCTCAGCTCGGCGCGCTTGCGCCGCTCGTCGACTGGACAAGTGAGATGGCCGGATTCTGGCAACGCCGTTTCGACGCTCTCGAAGATTTGCTGAAGAGGATGGATCAATGA
- the ssuD gene encoding FMNH2-dependent alkanesulfonate monooxygenase, translating to MTATSDPINFLWFIPTSGDGTYLGSSDLNRAPEIGYLTQIAQAVDRLGYSGVLLPTGVACEESFVTAAALAAKTEKLQFLVAIRPGTASPAYYARLATTLDRISNGRLLLNIVVGGSPAELAGDGIHLEHDERYAHAKEFFTVFEELLDKGTASLDGKYIKATNARLGFPSVQNPRPPLYFGGSSDAGIDFSVGRVDKYLTWGEPPADVAEKITKVRKAAAERGREVTFGIRLHFIVRETDEEAWEAAERLIRHLDDETIREAQERFVHESDSVGQKRMAALHGGRRDKLEVSPNLWAGVGLVRAGAGTALVGSPKTVAARLREYQEIGIDTVIGSGYPHLEEAYRVAELLFPELDITREQQRLAFNNEFGRKQVFAGGSHGGNLKVVSGS from the coding sequence ATGACAGCCACATCCGATCCTATCAATTTCCTCTGGTTCATTCCGACATCGGGCGACGGAACCTATCTTGGTTCCTCGGATCTCAATCGCGCGCCAGAGATCGGCTATCTCACGCAGATTGCCCAGGCCGTCGACCGGCTCGGCTATTCCGGCGTGCTGCTGCCGACAGGGGTCGCCTGCGAAGAATCCTTCGTGACGGCGGCGGCACTCGCGGCCAAGACCGAGAAGCTGCAGTTCCTCGTGGCGATCCGTCCGGGCACGGCATCGCCTGCCTATTACGCGCGTCTCGCAACGACACTCGACCGGATTTCCAACGGTCGCCTGCTGCTCAATATCGTCGTCGGCGGCAGTCCGGCGGAGCTTGCCGGCGACGGCATCCATCTCGAGCATGACGAGCGTTATGCCCATGCCAAGGAATTCTTCACCGTCTTCGAGGAACTGCTGGACAAGGGCACGGCCAGCCTCGACGGCAAATATATCAAGGCGACCAATGCGCGTCTCGGCTTTCCCTCAGTGCAGAACCCGCGCCCGCCGCTCTATTTCGGCGGTTCCTCGGATGCCGGGATCGATTTCTCGGTCGGCCGCGTCGACAAATACCTGACCTGGGGCGAGCCGCCGGCTGATGTGGCCGAGAAGATCACCAAGGTGCGCAAGGCCGCGGCAGAGCGCGGCCGCGAAGTGACGTTCGGTATCAGGCTGCACTTCATCGTGCGTGAAACCGACGAGGAGGCCTGGGAGGCGGCCGAGCGCCTGATCCGTCATCTCGATGACGAGACGATCCGCGAGGCGCAGGAGCGCTTCGTCCACGAATCCGACTCAGTCGGCCAGAAACGCATGGCTGCGCTTCACGGCGGCCGTCGCGACAAGCTCGAAGTCTCGCCGAACCTCTGGGCCGGCGTCGGCCTGGTGCGCGCCGGCGCGGGTACCGCGCTTGTGGGTTCACCGAAGACGGTGGCCGCGCGGCTGCGCGAGTATCAGGAGATCGGCATCGATACGGTGATCGGGTCCGGCTATCCGCATCTCGAAGAGGCCTATCGCGTGGCCGAGCTGCTTTTCCCCGAACTCGACATTACCCGCGAGCAGCAGCGACTTGCCTTCAACAACGAGTTCGGCCGCAAGCAGGTCTTCGCCGGCGGCAGCCATGGCGGCAATCTGAAAGTTGTCTCCGGTTCCTGA
- a CDS encoding NAD(P)-dependent oxidoreductase — protein sequence MAKVAFIGLGVMGFPMAGHLKTKGGHDVTVYNRTAEKAAAWAEKFSGKSAPTPAEAAAGADFVFVCVGNDEDLRSVTSGENGALHGMKPGSVLIDNTTASAEVARELYAAAKEKGIDFIDAPVSGGQAGAENGVLTVMCGGDAAVFERARPVIDAYARMVGLMGPAGSGQLTKMINQICIAGLVQGLAEGLHFGKSAGLDIEKVVEVISKGAAGSWQMENRHKTMNAGKYDFGFAVDWMRKDLGIVLTEARRNGAKLPVTALVDQFYGDVQAMGGNRWDTSSLLARLEK from the coding sequence ATGGCAAAAGTCGCGTTCATCGGTCTCGGCGTCATGGGCTTTCCCATGGCGGGTCATCTGAAGACGAAGGGCGGCCACGATGTTACCGTCTACAACAGAACGGCCGAAAAGGCCGCCGCCTGGGCGGAGAAATTTTCCGGCAAATCCGCCCCCACCCCGGCCGAAGCCGCCGCCGGCGCCGATTTCGTCTTCGTCTGCGTCGGCAACGACGAGGATCTCCGCTCGGTGACATCGGGTGAGAACGGCGCCCTGCACGGCATGAAGCCGGGTTCGGTGCTGATCGACAACACCACTGCCAGCGCCGAGGTCGCCCGTGAGCTTTATGCGGCGGCCAAAGAAAAAGGTATCGATTTCATCGACGCTCCCGTTTCCGGGGGCCAGGCAGGCGCCGAAAACGGCGTTCTCACGGTCATGTGCGGAGGAGACGCAGCCGTCTTCGAACGCGCACGGCCGGTTATCGACGCATATGCCCGCATGGTCGGCCTGATGGGGCCTGCCGGTTCCGGTCAGCTCACCAAAATGATCAACCAGATCTGCATTGCCGGCCTCGTCCAGGGACTTGCCGAAGGCCTGCATTTCGGCAAAAGCGCCGGCCTCGATATCGAAAAGGTCGTCGAAGTCATCTCCAAGGGGGCAGCTGGCTCCTGGCAGATGGAAAACCGCCACAAGACCATGAATGCGGGCAAATATGATTTCGGCTTCGCGGTCGACTGGATGCGCAAGGATCTCGGCATCGTGCTCACCGAAGCCCGCCGCAATGGCGCCAAGCTGCCGGTCACCGCCCTCGTCGACCAGTTCTACGGCGACGTCCAGGCGATGGGCGGCAATCGCTGGGATACGTCCTCGCTGCTTGCCCGCCTCGAAAAATGA